The following proteins are encoded in a genomic region of Clarias gariepinus isolate MV-2021 ecotype Netherlands chromosome 12, CGAR_prim_01v2, whole genome shotgun sequence:
- the LOC128534162 gene encoding DNA/RNA-binding protein KIN17-like isoform X1, translating into MGKADFFSPKAISNRIKAKGLQKLRWFCQMCEKQCRDENGFRCHCMSESHQRRLLLVSENPKFMDYFSDEFKNDFLELLRRRFGTKRVHNNIVYNEYISNREHVHMNSTQWETLTEFTKWLGREGFCKVDETPKGWYVQYIDRDLETIRNLKKELKRKKKQALDDEERRAKFIEQQVRRGREGKEPEKEPVFTKRKRGNEEKISFKLAARSSSSGPAKESTSMVSNALKSSASGKRKDISHSADSKEKKKKSALDEIMEMEAKEKKSVKLDNWIRPDKVVKVVTKSLGDKYYKKKAVIRRVQERLFGAAKMMFWKKTSSHQYRV; encoded by the exons atggGGAAAGCTGATTTTTTCAGTCCTAAAGCCATTAGTAATCGGATTAAAGCGAAAGGGCTGCAGAAGTTACGGTGGTTCTGCCAAATGTGTGAGAAACAGTGTCGAGATGAAAATGGGTTTAGATGCCACTGCATGAGTGAGTCTCATCAGAGGCGGTTATTGCTGGTCTCGGAAAATCCCAAATTTATGGACTACTTTTCAGACGAGTTCAAGAACGACTTTTTGGAGCTGCTAAGAAGACGTTTTGGAACAAAACGAGTTCACAACAATATTGTGTATAATGAGTACATCAGTAATCGGGAACACGTTCACATGAACTCGACTCAGTGGGAGACTCTTACAGAATTTACCAAATGGCTGGGGAGAGAAGGTTTTTGTAAAGTGGACGAAACGCCCAAAGGCTGGTACGTTCAGTACATTGATCGTGACCTGGAAACGATCCGCAATCTGAAGAAAGAGctgaagagaaagaagaagcaGGCTCTGGATGATGAAGAGCGAAGGGCCAAGTTCATTGAACAACAAGTGCGACGAGGCAGAGAGGGCAAAGAGCCGGAGAAGGAGCCTGTTTTTACTAAACGAAAAAGGGGTAATGAAGAGAAAATTTCCTTCAAATTGGCTGCCAGATCTTCATCCTCAGGCCCAGCCAAAGAAAGCACATCTATGGTTTCCAATGCCCTTAAATCATCAGCATCTGGCAAAAGAAAAGACATCTCTCACAGCGCCGACTccaaggagaagaagaagaaatcggCTCTTGACGAGATCATGGAGATGGAGGCGAAGGAAAAGAAATCCGTGAAGTTGGACAACTGGATTCGGCCAGACAAGGTGGTCAAGGTCGTCACCAAGAGTCTGGGAGACAAGTACTACAAGAAGAAAGCTGTCATTCGG CGAGTTCAAGAACGACTTTTTGGAGCTGCTAAGATGATGTTTTG GAAAAAAACGAGTTCACACCAATATCGTGTATAA
- the LOC128534162 gene encoding DNA/RNA-binding protein KIN17-like isoform X2, with protein MGKADFFSPKAISNRIKAKGLQKLRWFCQMCEKQCRDENGFRCHCMSESHQRRLLLVSENPKFMDYFSDEFKNDFLELLRRRFGTKRVHNNIVYNEYISNREHVHMNSTQWETLTEFTKWLGREGFCKVDETPKGWYVQYIDRDLETIRNLKKELKRKKKQALDDEERRAKFIEQQVRRGREGKEPEKEPVFTKRKRGNEEKISFKLAARSSSSGPAKESTSMVSNALKSSASGKRKDISHSADSKEKKKKSALDEIMEMEAKEKKSVKLDNWIRPDKVVKVVTKSLGDKYYKKKAVIRVSQRSDHPIHL; from the coding sequence atggGGAAAGCTGATTTTTTCAGTCCTAAAGCCATTAGTAATCGGATTAAAGCGAAAGGGCTGCAGAAGTTACGGTGGTTCTGCCAAATGTGTGAGAAACAGTGTCGAGATGAAAATGGGTTTAGATGCCACTGCATGAGTGAGTCTCATCAGAGGCGGTTATTGCTGGTCTCGGAAAATCCCAAATTTATGGACTACTTTTCAGACGAGTTCAAGAACGACTTTTTGGAGCTGCTAAGAAGACGTTTTGGAACAAAACGAGTTCACAACAATATTGTGTATAATGAGTACATCAGTAATCGGGAACACGTTCACATGAACTCGACTCAGTGGGAGACTCTTACAGAATTTACCAAATGGCTGGGGAGAGAAGGTTTTTGTAAAGTGGACGAAACGCCCAAAGGCTGGTACGTTCAGTACATTGATCGTGACCTGGAAACGATCCGCAATCTGAAGAAAGAGctgaagagaaagaagaagcaGGCTCTGGATGATGAAGAGCGAAGGGCCAAGTTCATTGAACAACAAGTGCGACGAGGCAGAGAGGGCAAAGAGCCGGAGAAGGAGCCTGTTTTTACTAAACGAAAAAGGGGTAATGAAGAGAAAATTTCCTTCAAATTGGCTGCCAGATCTTCATCCTCAGGCCCAGCCAAAGAAAGCACATCTATGGTTTCCAATGCCCTTAAATCATCAGCATCTGGCAAAAGAAAAGACATCTCTCACAGCGCCGACTccaaggagaagaagaagaaatcggCTCTTGACGAGATCATGGAGATGGAGGCGAAGGAAAAGAAATCCGTGAAGTTGGACAACTGGATTCGGCCAGACAAGGTGGTCAAGGTCGTCACCAAGAGTCTGGGAGACAAGTACTACAAGAAGAAAGCTGTCATTCGGGTCAGTCAGCGCTCTGACCATCCCATACATctgtga
- the LOC128534101 gene encoding inter-alpha-trypsin inhibitor heavy chain H2-like, with protein sequence MFYCWAGQDHGYLEGHHHSVEVHQEHPEDHQVHEDGWFSSEPNVKVYDLHEGTEPEKKQATMEVKGNKLTVTRGKQKDYQWNRKQGPAWTAFSRLSECA encoded by the exons ATGTTCTACTGT TGGGCAGGTCAGGACCATGGCTACCTTGAAGGACA TCACCATTCGGTTGAAGTCCATCAAGAACATCCAGAAGATCACCAAGTGCATGAAGATGGATGGTTTTCAAGTGAGCCCAACGTGAAGGTGTATGACCTGCATGAAGGAACAGAGCCAGAGAAGAAACAAGCCACCATGGAAGTGAAGGGCAACAAACTCACGGTCACCAG agGCAAGCAGAAGGACTACCAGTGGAATAGGAAGCAAGGCCCAGCCTGGACAGCTTTCTCCCGCCTGTCTGAGTGTGCATAA
- the LOC128534161 gene encoding DNA/RNA-binding protein KIN17-like: MGKADFLSPKAISNRIKSKGLQKLRWYCQMCQKQCRDENGFKCHCMSESHQRQLLLASENPNQFMDYFSDEFKSDFLELLRRRFGTKRVHNNIIYNEYISNREHVHMNSTQWETLTEFTKWLGREGFCKVDETPKGWYVQYIDRDPETIRKQEEQERKKKQDLDDEERSAKFIEEQVRRGREGKEPEEPVFTELKRDNEEEKVSFTLAAGCSSSGPAKASTSLVSNALKSSASGKRKDASHSADSKEKKKKSALDEIMEMEAKKKKSVKLDNWIRPDIVVKVVTKRLGDKYYKKKAVIREVQDKYTAIVKLIDSGDKLKLDQSHLETVIPAPGKRVIIVNGPYRDMEAILEGIDEQKFSAQLTIDSGALKGKRVDGIPYEDFSKEA, from the exons atggggAAAGCTGACTTCCTTAGTCCTAAAGCTATTAGTAATCGTATTAAATCGAAAGGGCTGCAGAAGTTGCGGTGGTACTGTCAGATGTGTCAGAAACAGTGTCGAGATGAA AATGGGTTTAAATGCCACTGCATGTCTGAGTCTCACCAGAGGCAGTTACTGCTGGCCTCAGAAAATCCCAATCAGTTTATGGACTACTTTTCAGA CGAGTTCAAGAGCGACTTTTTGGAGCTGCTAAGACGACGTTTTG GAACCAAACGAGTTCACAACAATATCATATATAATGAGTACATCAGTAATCGGGAACACGTTCACATGAACTCGACTCAGTGGGAGACTCTTACAGAATTTACCAAATGGCTGGGGAGAGAAG GTTTTTGCAAAGTGGACGAAACGCCCAAAGGCTGGTACGTCCAGTACATCGACCGTGACCCAGAAACGATCCGCAAACAGGAAGAGcaggagaggaagaagaagcAGGATCTGGACGATGAAGAGCGAAGCGCCAAGTTCATTGAAGAACAAGTGCGACGAGGCCGAGAGGGCAAAGAACCGgag GAGCCTGTATTCACTGAACTAAAACGGGATAATGAAGAAGAGAAAGTTTCCTTCACCTTGGCTGCCGGCTGCTCTTCTTCAGGCCCAGCCAAAGCAAG CACATCTCTGGTTTCCAATGCCCTTAAATCATCAGCATCTGGCAAAAGAAAAGATGCCTCTCACAGCGCCGACTccaaggagaaaaagaagaaatcagCTCTTGACGAGATCATGGAG ATGGAGgcgaagaaaaagaaatctgtgAAGTTGGACAACTGGATTCGGCCAGACATAGTGGTCAAGGTCGTCACCAAGAGGCTGGGAGACAAGTACTACAAGAAGAAAGCGGTTATTCGG gagGTGCAGGATAAATACACAGCTATAGTCAAGCTGATCGACTCAGGAGACAAACTCAAACTAGACCAAAGCCACCTGGAGACAGTGATCCCAGCACCGG GTAAACGAGTTATTATTGTAAACGGACCGTATCGGGACATGGAGGCCATCTTAGAAGGCATAGATGAACAGAAATTCTCTGCTCAACTCACAATAGACTCG GGTGCGCTGAAGGGAAAGAGAGTGGATGGGATTCCATATGAAGATTTCTCCAAGGAAGCATGA